GATTGCAGGCTGGCGTCCATTTGCTGGACCATTTTGCTGCGCGAATCGGCTTCCTCTTCGGAAATGGCTTTGGCTTTCAACAGGCGGTCGGCGCGGGCGAGGTCGTTGGAGGCGAGTTCGAGTTTGCTTTCCATTTGCGCGATGTCGGAAGCGGTGCGGTCCACTTCGGCCTGGTATTGGCGCGGATCAATGACGAAGAGCAGGTCGCCTTTTTTGACTTCGGCGCCGTCCTTGAAATGCACGGACTCGAGGTAGCCGCTCACGCGGGCGCGCACCTCGACCATGTCCACGGCTTCGAGGCGGCCGGGAAATTCATCCCACTCCACAACTTCGCGCTGGATGGGTTGATTGGCGGTGACGGCGGCGGGCGGGCGTTCGGCAGCGGGTGGCGGCTTGGAGCAACCGGCGGCGAGGAGCGCGATGGTGGCCAAAGTAGCCAAAATGGCAAAGAGGAGTCGTTGTTTCATAGTAAATGGTGAATGGTCACTCACTGGTGTCATAAATAAATCAGGCTTCGCTGAAGGACAGCGCGAGCGCGTTGGGGTTGTAATAGGTGGCGATGGCTTTATCGGTGAGGCCCATGCCACGCAAGGCGAACCAGACGACTTGGTTCAAAAGTTCTTCGGGCGAGGCTTTGTAATCGGTGGCCGGTTTGGCGGGCAAATTCACGAGCGCGAGCCATGCGCCAACGTGATAGGCGAAGAGCGCGCTGTTGCTTTTGCTGACGGGGCTCGGGACGGCATCGCCCGCGCGGACGGCGGCGGTGAGGCAGGCTTCCATCTGCGAGAAGAAACAGCCGAATCGATTTTTGTAAGCGAGCCGCGCGAAAGTGCCGTCTTCAAGAAAGCTTTTAAGCATGAGCCGATGGCGCGTGTCCCATTCGATCTTGCCCGCGGGCCGGCCGAGCACGAGGGCGCGCATGAGAAAATAAACGAGATGCACGAGCGTGGAAGCAGAGGGCTTGAGGTCGGCGAGACGTTGCGAAATGGCGTCGGTGGCCTGGCAACTGTAATTCTGGATCTCGGTGTAGAGCGCTTCCTTGCCGGGAAAATGTTTGTAGAGCAGCGGCTCGGA
This genomic interval from Verrucomicrobiia bacterium contains the following:
- a CDS encoding helix-turn-helix domain-containing protein, with the translated sequence MTAKDRKVAIVKAALPLFARQGFAETTTKELARAAGVSEPLLYKHFPGKEALYTEIQNYSCQATDAISQRLADLKPSASTLVHLVYFLMRALVLGRPAGKIEWDTRHRLMLKSFLEDGTFARLAYKNRFGCFFSQMEACLTAAVRAGDAVPSPVSKSNSALFAYHVGAWLALVNLPAKPATDYKASPEELLNQVVWFALRGMGLTDKAIATYYNPNALALSFSEA